Below is a window of Clavibacter michiganensis subsp. tessellarius DNA.
GTCGAGGCTGGAGGCCTGCAGCTCCTCGGCGCCGCGGACCCGGGCCTCCTCGCGGCGGATCTTCTGCTCGAAGCGGCTCACCTCGCTGGTCGGGTCCATGATGTCGATGCTCTTCATGGCGTCCTGCACCTGCGACTGCGCCTGCACGGTCTTCTGGCGGGCGTTCAGCTCGTCGCGCTTCGACGAGAGCTGCTGGAGCTTGCCGCGCATCGTGTCAAGGCCCTGCTTCAGCTTCTCGACGACCTCGGTCTGCGACGCGATGGTCGGCTCGGCGCCCTTCGCCTCGCTCTCCGACTGCATCTGGCGCTGGAGCGCGACGCGGGCGAGCGCGTCGAACTTGTCGGCGTTCGGGGTGTTGCCGGCGTTCCGGTACTCGTCCGCCTTCTGGCTCGCGGCGAGGGCCTTGCGGCCCCAGTCGCCCGCGGCCTGGACGTCCTCGCGGTGGTCGTCCTCGATCATCCGGAGGTTGCCGATGGTCTGGGCGACGGCGCTCTCGGCCTCGCGGATGCTCTCCGTGTAGTCGCGGACCATCTGGTCCAGCATGAGCTGCGGGTCCTCGGCCTGGTCGATGAGGTTGTTGATGTTGGCCTTCGCGAGCTGCGCGATGCGGCCGAGGATGGACTGCTTGGACATGGGTGCTGCTCCTTCTCGTCTGGTGCTTCGTCGGAATGGGTTGATCATGGGTCGCTCTCGTCCTCGTCGTCGTGCTGGTCGTGCGCGGGGTCCGGGTGGGGGCGGATCCGCTAGAAGTCGCCGCCGCTGAAGCCGCCTCCGCCGCCTCCGCCGAAGCCGCCTCCGCCGAAGCCGCCGCCGCCGCCGCCGAAGCCCCCGCCGCTGAAGCCGCCGCCTCCGCCGCCACCCCAGCCGCCGCCTCC
It encodes the following:
- a CDS encoding PspA/IM30 family protein, which translates into the protein MSKQSILGRIAQLAKANINNLIDQAEDPQLMLDQMVRDYTESIREAESAVAQTIGNLRMIEDDHREDVQAAGDWGRKALAASQKADEYRNAGNTPNADKFDALARVALQRQMQSESEAKGAEPTIASQTEVVEKLKQGLDTMRGKLQQLSSKRDELNARQKTVQAQSQVQDAMKSIDIMDPTSEVSRFEQKIRREEARVRGAEELQASSLDAQFEELEDLGELTEVEARLAALKSGGSTPKQVTSGE